The following are from one region of the Polaribacter marinaquae genome:
- a CDS encoding lipopolysaccharide biosynthesis protein, whose protein sequence is MGIVLKQSLKNTFFIYLGFAFGGINTLFLYTRFLEDEYYGLVTFLLSTSNLLMPLIALGIHHTIVKFFSSYFTKVEKDKFLSSVVFLPLLIAIPIAYFGNIFYQEIGDYLSEENPIIKDYTIVIYLIAVACAYFEIFYSWAKVQFQTVFGNILKELWNRVVVMLLLFAVYFEFISKPEFIYYLTAAYFLRMFIMMFYALKLYVPKFTFAKPANFIEVLRFSGYIILAGSAGAIILDIDKFMIPGKETLAIAAYYSVAVFIGSFIEAPSRAMLNILQPLTSKTLNEDNQKEVGSLYKKSSINLLLISGFFFVLINTNVQQLFNLLPKEYAGGGLVVLMISFLKMYNGFLGNNGAIINNSKFYKITLPVGIAMALSVYALNKLFYYEFEMGTNGLALSTLIVIFCANTFKLYFVKKKFSITPFTNKTAKMLVIIAVLYFAFNFWDFPVDNIYIWDFPIHPIINIILKSILIVPMYILLIFKFNISPELDILLGKYYNKQSK, encoded by the coding sequence ATGGGAATTGTATTAAAACAATCATTAAAAAACACTTTTTTTATATACTTAGGTTTTGCCTTTGGTGGTATTAATACTCTTTTTTTGTACACAAGGTTTTTAGAAGACGAGTATTATGGTTTAGTTACGTTTCTATTATCTACATCCAACCTTTTAATGCCATTAATAGCATTAGGAATTCATCATACAATTGTTAAGTTTTTCTCTAGTTATTTCACAAAAGTAGAAAAAGATAAATTTCTATCTTCTGTTGTTTTTTTACCGTTGTTAATTGCAATACCAATAGCTTATTTTGGTAATATTTTTTATCAAGAAATAGGAGATTATTTATCAGAAGAGAATCCTATTATAAAAGATTATACAATTGTAATTTATTTAATAGCAGTGGCTTGTGCTTATTTCGAGATTTTTTATTCTTGGGCAAAAGTTCAGTTTCAAACTGTTTTTGGTAATATTTTAAAAGAATTATGGAATAGAGTAGTAGTAATGTTGTTACTTTTTGCTGTTTATTTTGAATTTATTAGCAAACCAGAATTTATTTATTACCTAACGGCAGCGTATTTTTTAAGGATGTTTATAATGATGTTTTATGCATTAAAACTTTACGTACCAAAGTTTACATTTGCAAAACCTGCAAATTTTATTGAAGTTTTACGATTTTCTGGGTACATAATTTTAGCGGGAAGTGCTGGTGCAATTATTTTAGATATTGATAAATTTATGATTCCGGGTAAAGAAACTTTGGCAATCGCAGCTTATTATTCTGTTGCTGTTTTTATAGGATCTTTTATAGAAGCCCCAAGTAGAGCAATGTTAAATATTTTACAGCCATTAACATCTAAAACATTAAATGAAGATAACCAAAAAGAGGTTGGCTCTTTGTATAAAAAAAGTTCTATAAATTTACTTTTAATTAGCGGATTCTTCTTCGTTTTAATCAATACAAATGTGCAACAGTTATTCAATTTATTACCAAAAGAATATGCCGGTGGCGGACTCGTAGTGCTTATGATTTCATTTTTAAAAATGTACAATGGCTTTTTAGGTAATAATGGTGCAATTATAAATAATTCTAAGTTTTATAAAATTACGCTACCTGTAGGTATTGCTATGGCTCTTTCTGTTTACGCTTTAAATAAGTTATTTTATTATGAGTTTGAAATGGGTACAAATGGTTTGGCACTTTCTACCTTAATAGTAATTTTTTGCGCTAATACATTTAAACTATACTTTGTAAAAAAGAAATTCTCTATAACTCCTTTTACCAATAAAACCGCAAAAATGTTGGTAATAATAGCTGTTTTGTATTTTGCTTTTAATTTTTGGGATTTTCCGGTTGATAATATTTATATATGGGATTTTCCTATTCACCCAATTATTAACATCATTTTGAAAAGTATTTTAATTGTACCGATGTATATATTATTAATTTTCAAATTTAATATTTCTCCGGAATTAGATATTTTACTTGGTAAATATTACAATAAACAGTCTAAGTAG
- a CDS encoding glycosyltransferase family 4 protein, which yields MKVLIITYYWPPAGGSGVQRWLKFVKYLQNFDIEPIVYTVDNANYPKEDKTLLNEVPKNIKILKQPIWEPTDLLFWKKNSKQKKGVSNVSNGGFLSFIRGNFFIPDPKIFWVNSSVKYLQKIIDSSEIDVIISTGPPHSMHLIAQKLHQKNNLKWVADFRDPWSNLYYNKDFNQLSFAKNKNIKLEKSVLKNADCILTVSNTLKREFLKTAKRVEVITNGFDDEVVTKNIIRLDKKFTISYIGLLPKQSNPTVLFKVLEKLCLQDSSFKNDLQINFIGDIVNDVKQDIQRFNLSENTTFLGYLPHHKAIEYQKKSQVLLLLIPNVLNNEGVLTGKLFEYLTAKRPILAIGPEKGDLATILEETNAGKIVNFDNEIKLSEEIKSLYNDFKNNKLLVTSSDIKKYHRKELTKNLASILKNITS from the coding sequence TTGAAAGTTCTAATAATCACATATTATTGGCCTCCTGCAGGTGGTTCTGGCGTTCAGCGTTGGTTAAAATTTGTAAAATATTTACAGAATTTTGATATTGAACCAATAGTGTATACCGTTGATAATGCAAACTATCCAAAAGAAGATAAAACATTACTTAATGAAGTTCCTAAAAATATTAAGATTTTAAAACAACCAATTTGGGAACCAACAGATTTATTATTTTGGAAAAAAAATAGTAAACAAAAAAAAGGTGTTTCTAATGTTAGTAATGGCGGATTTTTGTCTTTTATTAGAGGAAATTTCTTTATTCCAGATCCTAAAATCTTTTGGGTGAATTCATCGGTTAAATATTTGCAGAAAATTATCGATTCTTCTGAAATTGATGTAATAATTTCCACAGGGCCGCCACATAGTATGCATTTAATTGCGCAAAAATTGCATCAAAAGAATAATCTAAAATGGGTTGCAGATTTTCGTGATCCTTGGTCAAACTTATATTATAATAAAGACTTTAATCAGTTATCTTTTGCAAAAAATAAAAATATTAAATTAGAAAAATCAGTTTTAAAAAATGCTGATTGTATACTAACTGTTAGTAACACTTTAAAAAGGGAGTTTTTAAAAACAGCAAAAAGAGTAGAGGTTATTACCAATGGTTTCGATGATGAAGTTGTGACTAAAAATATCATAAGATTAGATAAAAAATTTACAATTTCATATATTGGTTTGTTACCCAAACAAAGCAATCCAACAGTATTGTTTAAAGTTTTAGAAAAACTTTGTTTACAAGATTCAAGTTTTAAAAACGACTTACAAATTAATTTTATTGGAGATATTGTAAATGATGTAAAGCAAGATATACAACGATTTAATTTATCAGAAAACACTACATTCTTAGGGTATTTACCACATCATAAAGCGATCGAGTATCAAAAAAAATCTCAGGTTTTATTATTATTAATTCCGAATGTATTAAATAATGAAGGTGTTTTAACAGGAAAGTTATTTGAGTATTTAACAGCTAAAAGACCTATTTTAGCCATCGGACCAGAAAAAGGAGATTTGGCCACAATTTTAGAGGAAACAAACGCTGGTAAGATTGTAAATTTTGATAATGAAATAAAATTATCAGAAGAAATTAAATCGTTATATAACGATTTTAAAAATAATAAATTGTTGGTTACATCTAGCGACATAAAAAAATATCATAGAAAAGAGTTGACGAAAAATCTAGCCTCTATTCTAAAAAACATAACTTCGTAG
- a CDS encoding YfhO family protein, whose amino-acid sequence MLKLKLNKLFPYLVAILVFIIASLIYFHPVLKGQKLNQSDITQFRGMVKDINDYRADNNEEPYWTDASFSGMPAYPLSAYYPNDIVRSVDKLLRFLPRPADYTFLYFLSFFVLMMALKVKWRLAILGALSFGFSTYLIIIFGAGHNAKAHAIAYMPLVLAGVIWIFNRKFVLGFIVTGLAMALEIYANHIQMTYYLGFCLLILGLVELINAIKERKVQLFIKQAAVIIAAVVLGIGANAPRLMAMKEYSEHSTRGKSELTINLDGSTKKATEGLDKSYITQYSYSKLETFNLFIPRFMGGGTVEELGENSNFYEFIEEKTDKKTAKEYSKQVLTYWGDQPIVEAPAYIGVVVFFLFFLGLFLVKGRIKEWLVAATIFSIILSWGRNFEVITNFFIDYVPLYNKFRAVSSIQVIAELCVPILGVLGLKELFSSSLELNEKQAALKKAVIVFGGLIIVGFGFAHIFGTFEGLRDAQQYSEVPGFLDAVIADRKAMLFSDTVKSLVMVLISGAVLWFTLKKKIKIPLAIIAITVLILFDLLSVNLNYVNADDFKSSRKIEKPFVASSADKAILKDTSYFRVANFSVDPMNDGSTSYFHNSIGGYHAAKLGRYQELFDYQIAKNNMQVLNMLNTKYFIVPDNKGNVQAQQNIEANGNVWFVEKLISVNNANEEIQALDSLNTKNTAVILKENFSKLKENLFVEKDSTATIKLISNDVTNLKYQSSSTKAQFAVFSEIYYEDGWNAYLDGKLVPYYNVNYVLRGMEIPAGNHEITFKFEPKVIKEGKIFSLISYALLIVVSAGWFFYDEKKKRKGA is encoded by the coding sequence ATTTTAAAATTGAAACTTAACAAACTTTTTCCTTATTTAGTAGCAATTCTTGTATTTATAATAGCTTCTTTAATTTACTTTCATCCTGTTTTAAAAGGTCAAAAATTAAATCAATCAGACATTACTCAATTTAGAGGAATGGTGAAAGATATTAATGATTATAGAGCAGATAATAACGAAGAACCTTATTGGACAGATGCTTCTTTTAGCGGAATGCCAGCTTATCCTTTAAGTGCTTATTATCCAAACGATATTGTAAGAAGTGTAGATAAATTACTTAGATTTTTACCAAGACCTGCAGATTATACATTTTTGTATTTTTTAAGCTTTTTTGTGTTGATGATGGCGTTAAAAGTTAAATGGAGATTGGCAATTTTAGGTGCTTTATCCTTTGGGTTTTCTACTTATCTAATTATAATATTTGGTGCAGGTCACAATGCAAAGGCCCATGCAATTGCATATATGCCTTTAGTTTTAGCGGGTGTTATTTGGATTTTTAATAGAAAGTTTGTTTTAGGTTTTATTGTTACAGGTTTGGCAATGGCTTTAGAAATTTATGCTAACCATATTCAAATGACCTACTATTTAGGTTTCTGTTTATTAATTCTTGGTTTGGTAGAATTAATTAATGCGATTAAAGAACGTAAGGTGCAATTATTTATAAAACAAGCAGCAGTAATTATTGCAGCTGTAGTTTTAGGTATAGGAGCAAATGCGCCAAGATTAATGGCAATGAAAGAATATTCTGAACACAGTACAAGAGGAAAATCAGAATTAACAATTAATCTAGACGGTTCTACAAAAAAGGCTACAGAAGGTTTAGATAAATCTTACATAACTCAATACAGTTACTCTAAATTAGAAACTTTTAATTTATTTATTCCGCGTTTTATGGGCGGTGGAACTGTAGAAGAATTAGGAGAGAATTCTAACTTTTATGAGTTTATTGAAGAAAAAACAGATAAAAAAACAGCCAAAGAATATTCGAAACAAGTTTTAACGTATTGGGGAGATCAACCAATTGTAGAAGCACCTGCGTATATTGGTGTTGTTGTATTTTTTCTGTTTTTTTTAGGGTTATTTTTAGTAAAAGGAAGAATAAAAGAATGGTTAGTTGCTGCAACAATCTTTTCTATTATTTTAAGTTGGGGTAGAAATTTTGAGGTGATTACTAACTTTTTTATTGATTATGTACCACTTTACAATAAATTTAGAGCAGTTTCATCAATACAGGTAATTGCAGAATTGTGTGTGCCAATTTTAGGTGTTTTAGGTTTAAAAGAACTGTTTTCTAGTTCTCTAGAGTTAAACGAGAAACAAGCAGCTCTAAAAAAGGCAGTTATCGTATTTGGTGGTTTAATAATAGTAGGTTTTGGTTTTGCTCATATTTTCGGAACTTTTGAAGGATTAAGAGATGCGCAACAGTATAGTGAAGTTCCTGGGTTTTTAGACGCAGTAATTGCAGACAGAAAAGCAATGTTATTTTCAGATACAGTTAAATCTCTAGTAATGGTTCTTATTTCTGGTGCTGTGTTATGGTTTACTTTAAAAAAGAAAATCAAAATACCCTTAGCCATTATAGCAATAACTGTTTTAATTCTTTTCGATTTGTTATCTGTAAATCTTAATTATGTAAATGCAGACGATTTTAAATCATCAAGAAAAATAGAAAAACCATTTGTAGCTTCAAGTGCTGATAAAGCAATTTTAAAAGATACATCTTATTTTAGAGTAGCAAATTTTTCTGTTGATCCTATGAATGATGGAAGTACATCTTACTTTCATAATTCTATTGGTGGTTATCATGCTGCTAAACTTGGTCGTTATCAAGAGCTATTTGATTATCAAATTGCAAAGAATAATATGCAAGTTTTAAACATGCTAAATACCAAGTATTTTATTGTGCCAGATAATAAAGGGAACGTTCAAGCACAACAAAATATCGAAGCAAACGGTAATGTTTGGTTTGTAGAAAAGTTAATTTCTGTAAACAATGCAAATGAAGAAATACAAGCTTTAGATTCTTTAAATACTAAAAATACTGCTGTAATTTTAAAAGAGAATTTTAGTAAATTAAAAGAAAATTTATTTGTTGAAAAAGATTCTACAGCAACAATTAAATTGATTAGTAATGATGTTACGAATTTAAAATATCAATCAAGTTCTACGAAAGCACAATTCGCTGTTTTTTCTGAAATCTATTATGAAGATGGCTGGAATGCTTATTTAGACGGAAAATTAGTGCCGTATTACAACGTAAATTATGTTTTAAGAGGAATGGAGATTCCTGCAGGAAATCATGAAATTACATTTAAATTTGAACCAAAAGTAATTAAAGAAGGAAAAATATTTTCGTTGATTTCTTACGCATTATTAATTGTTGTTTCTGCCGGATGGTTTTTTTATGACGAGAAGAAGAAACGTAAAGGAGCATGA
- a CDS encoding DUF4834 family protein gives MGLLKTLFFIFLFYYAFKFLARLFAPFLMKKAAETIQKKAEQQFGGQQRQAQNPSVKEGETIIDKKPGNQKESKKSVGEYVDFEEID, from the coding sequence ATGGGTTTACTTAAAACACTCTTTTTTATTTTCTTATTTTATTATGCGTTTAAATTTTTAGCAAGACTTTTTGCGCCTTTTTTAATGAAAAAAGCAGCAGAAACTATTCAAAAGAAAGCAGAACAACAATTTGGAGGGCAGCAAAGACAAGCACAAAACCCTTCTGTAAAAGAAGGTGAAACAATTATAGATAAAAAACCAGGAAACCAAAAAGAAAGTAAAAAGTCTGTTGGTGAGTATGTAGATTTTGAAGAAATCGATTAG
- a CDS encoding WbqC family protein, which translates to MAVFIPTYFSPISQYRAIVNAEIVLFEIEDNFQKQSYRNRCYIFNTNGKQLLNIPVKHPVTSGRKKTKDTIIENATNWQDQHFKSLKTAYRNSPFFEFYIDDLTPIFEKKYKFLQDLNFDTFDFITDALQLEIDYKKSESYIELEEKFDFRNLADAKFTPNILTNNYIQMFDDKHGFIPNLSILDLLFMEGPNTISFLEN; encoded by the coding sequence ATGGCTGTATTTATACCAACATACTTTTCTCCGATATCACAATATCGAGCTATTGTTAATGCAGAAATTGTTTTATTTGAAATTGAAGACAATTTTCAGAAACAAAGCTACAGAAACAGGTGTTACATTTTTAATACAAATGGTAAGCAACTTTTAAATATACCTGTAAAACATCCTGTAACATCTGGTAGAAAAAAAACAAAAGATACTATTATTGAAAATGCTACAAATTGGCAAGATCAACACTTTAAATCTTTAAAAACTGCTTATAGGAATTCGCCTTTTTTTGAATTTTACATTGATGATTTAACTCCGATATTTGAAAAAAAATATAAATTTTTACAGGATTTAAATTTTGATACATTCGATTTTATTACAGATGCTTTGCAACTAGAAATTGATTACAAAAAAAGTGAATCTTACATAGAATTAGAAGAAAAATTTGATTTCAGAAATTTAGCTGACGCAAAATTTACACCCAACATTCTTACAAACAACTACATACAAATGTTTGATGATAAGCATGGTTTTATACCAAATTTATCAATTTTAGACTTATTATTTATGGAAGGCCCTAATACAATTAGTTTTTTAGAAAATTAG
- a CDS encoding DUF6122 family protein yields the protein MISIKFIVHYSLHFIVPFLFAIIFFRKKWKTVYIIFLLSMLVDLDHLLANPIFQENRCSINFHPLHTFWAMAFYVVGLFFKKTRILCIALLFHMFTDYLDCLL from the coding sequence ATGATAAGCATTAAATTTATAGTTCATTACAGCTTACATTTTATTGTTCCGTTTTTATTTGCTATTATTTTCTTTAGAAAAAAATGGAAAACGGTTTACATTATTTTTTTACTATCTATGCTTGTAGATTTAGATCATTTATTAGCAAATCCTATATTTCAAGAAAATAGATGTAGTATCAATTTTCATCCACTTCATACATTTTGGGCAATGGCTTTTTATGTTGTTGGGCTATTTTTTAAGAAAACAAGAATCCTTTGTATTGCCTTGCTTTTTCATATGTTTACAGACTACTTAGACTGTTTATTGTAA
- a CDS encoding Crp/Fnr family transcriptional regulator, with amino-acid sequence MNNLKKILDKFCVISEESQNLIFSLAKNIELRKGDSISKAGEISKSIYILEEGIARSFYVDEKGKEYIRNLFVPIRAIGPLGALILRKKSKFSYDCLSHCKLQVINYDDFIELTKQNLEIGKLYSKILEKVFLELEAKVYDLSVLNATERYLKVKAQIPNIENLIPQYHIASYLNITPVQLSRIRKGLYSKK; translated from the coding sequence ATGAATAATTTAAAAAAAATACTGGATAAATTTTGTGTAATTTCTGAAGAATCACAAAATCTTATATTTTCTTTAGCCAAAAATATTGAGCTTCGCAAAGGAGATTCCATATCTAAAGCTGGAGAAATATCAAAAAGTATTTATATTCTAGAAGAGGGTATTGCTAGATCTTTTTATGTAGATGAAAAAGGTAAAGAATATATAAGAAACCTATTTGTGCCGATTAGAGCAATTGGGCCTTTAGGTGCTTTAATTCTAAGAAAAAAATCTAAGTTTTCTTATGATTGTTTATCTCATTGTAAATTACAAGTTATTAATTACGATGATTTTATAGAATTAACTAAGCAAAATCTAGAAATTGGGAAATTATATTCTAAAATTCTTGAGAAAGTATTTCTAGAATTAGAAGCTAAAGTGTACGATTTATCTGTTTTAAATGCTACAGAAAGATATCTAAAAGTAAAAGCACAAATACCAAATATAGAGAACTTAATTCCACAATATCATATAGCTTCTTACTTAAATATAACACCTGTTCAATTAAGTAGAATTAGAAAAGGTTTGTATTCTAAAAAATAA
- a CDS encoding transporter — protein sequence MLDLKCKLYSFSMNVNKFQLFIVVFFSCVASNFAQYTDVINSNKPGFSESPYSVGTGVYQFESNVFYRNTSIEPTFSRPESLGLDLLFRTSFLFEKLELNTQLTYQRDKVAFKNIFTSSYDVSGFSRVTVGAKYLVYQQEYEDKSKEVRSWKRRHAFDTKRLIPSVAVYLGMNTDFVSEIHKTGSITPKVGILLQHNLTQDFNVITNVFYDNIGSDFSEFSYIITATQNFSDQWSAFIENQTIFQEYQNNTNLGLGLAYLYDTNLQFNTSARLLFEGQSKGYYASLGISYRINRHRDSFIELDDNGQEIKDTPISRYNKKQSSFFNRFFNIFKKKDKNTRSRPTRTRKATSKKKTGGFLGIFGKKKKKATKKETEIEKLEREIKELEKEMKKEDQKKKKNDNN from the coding sequence ATGTTAGATTTAAAATGTAAACTCTATTCTTTTTCTATGAATGTAAATAAATTTCAGCTATTTATTGTTGTTTTTTTTAGTTGTGTTGCTTCTAATTTTGCGCAATATACAGATGTTATAAACTCTAATAAACCTGGTTTTTCTGAAAGCCCGTATAGTGTTGGGACAGGAGTTTACCAGTTTGAAAGCAATGTTTTTTATAGAAACACAAGTATAGAACCTACGTTTTCTAGACCAGAATCTTTAGGTTTAGATCTTTTATTTAGAACCAGTTTCCTTTTTGAAAAACTAGAATTAAATACACAATTAACCTATCAAAGAGATAAAGTAGCTTTTAAAAATATTTTTACATCGAGTTACGACGTATCTGGTTTTAGCCGAGTTACTGTTGGCGCTAAATATTTGGTTTATCAACAAGAATACGAAGACAAATCTAAAGAAGTAAGAAGCTGGAAAAGAAGACACGCATTCGATACAAAAAGATTAATACCTTCTGTTGCCGTTTACCTTGGTATGAATACTGATTTTGTAAGTGAAATTCATAAAACGGGTAGCATTACGCCAAAAGTAGGAATCCTTTTACAACATAATCTTACACAAGATTTTAATGTAATTACCAATGTTTTTTATGATAATATTGGTTCAGATTTTTCTGAGTTTTCTTACATCATAACGGCTACACAAAATTTTAGCGACCAATGGTCTGCATTTATAGAAAATCAAACTATTTTTCAAGAATACCAAAATAACACCAACTTAGGCTTGGGGTTAGCCTATTTATATGATACAAATTTACAATTTAACACTTCTGCAAGGTTACTTTTTGAAGGCCAATCTAAAGGTTATTACGCTAGTTTAGGAATTTCGTATAGAATAAACAGACATAGAGATTCTTTTATAGAATTAGATGATAATGGTCAAGAAATTAAAGACACACCAATATCTCGCTACAACAAAAAACAAAGTAGCTTTTTTAATAGGTTTTTTAATATCTTTAAAAAGAAAGATAAAAATACTAGATCTAGACCAACCAGAACAAGAAAAGCAACTTCAAAGAAAAAAACTGGTGGTTTTTTAGGTATCTTCGGAAAGAAAAAAAAGAAAGCCACAAAGAAAGAAACAGAAATTGAAAAATTAGAAAGAGAAATTAAAGAGCTAGAAAAAGAGATGAAGAAAGAAGATCAGAAAAAGAAAAAAAACGATAATAATTAG
- a CDS encoding GTP cyclohydrolase, translating into MITLKKINTKKEMKQFVTFPFSLYKDNKYWVPPIIKDEVDNFDPNKNPVFENADAQFFVAIRDGKIVGRIVAIINWFEIEKQQIKKMRFGWFDVIDDIEVTKVLLAKVKEIGLANNLEYIEGPVGFNNLDKTGVLVDGFDHIGTMITWYNHPYYKDHLEELGFVKEKEYLENKFKFDKVDKVYFDRISKIIKRRFKLKALDFTKTKDIMPYVDEMFDVFDKSYSKLSSFVPISDAQIAFFKKKYISFINPEYIKFVVDENNKVVAFAIVMPSFSEALQKAKGKLFPFGIFHLLKARKHAKDVTFYLIGVHPEYQNKGVHAIIFDQYTKTFGPLGIDNCIRTPELEDNEAIKKLWENFDPVTHKRRRTYKKSIV; encoded by the coding sequence ATGATTACCTTAAAAAAAATAAATACTAAAAAGGAAATGAAACAGTTTGTAACATTTCCTTTTTCATTATATAAAGACAATAAATATTGGGTACCACCAATAATTAAAGATGAAGTAGATAATTTCGACCCAAATAAAAATCCTGTTTTTGAAAATGCTGATGCTCAATTTTTTGTAGCGATTAGAGATGGTAAAATTGTAGGTAGAATTGTAGCGATTATCAATTGGTTTGAAATTGAAAAACAACAAATAAAAAAAATGCGTTTTGGTTGGTTTGATGTAATTGATGACATCGAAGTAACAAAAGTTCTTTTAGCCAAAGTTAAAGAAATTGGTTTAGCAAATAATTTAGAATATATAGAAGGACCTGTTGGTTTTAACAATTTAGATAAAACTGGCGTTTTAGTTGATGGTTTCGATCATATAGGCACCATGATTACTTGGTACAATCACCCATATTATAAAGATCATTTAGAAGAACTTGGCTTTGTAAAAGAAAAAGAATACTTAGAAAATAAATTTAAATTCGATAAAGTAGACAAAGTATATTTTGATAGAATTAGTAAGATTATTAAAAGGCGATTTAAGTTAAAAGCACTAGACTTTACAAAGACAAAAGACATTATGCCATATGTTGATGAAATGTTTGATGTTTTTGATAAATCGTACTCTAAACTTTCTTCTTTTGTACCAATTTCTGATGCTCAAATAGCTTTTTTTAAGAAAAAATACATTTCTTTTATCAACCCAGAATATATAAAGTTTGTTGTTGATGAGAATAATAAAGTTGTTGCTTTTGCAATTGTAATGCCCTCTTTTTCTGAAGCGCTTCAAAAAGCAAAAGGCAAACTATTTCCGTTTGGTATATTTCATCTTTTAAAAGCAAGAAAACATGCTAAAGATGTTACTTTTTATTTAATTGGTGTACATCCAGAGTATCAAAACAAAGGTGTCCATGCAATTATTTTCGATCAATACACAAAAACATTTGGTCCTTTAGGAATAGACAATTGTATTAGAACGCCAGAGTTAGAAGACAATGAAGCAATTAAAAAATTATGGGAAAACTTTGATCCTGTAACTCATAAACGAAGACGAACTTACAAAAAGAGTATTGTTTAA
- a CDS encoding glycosyltransferase family 4 protein: MKIGMILDASFPPDPRVENEAISLVNDGHEVFLFCLNYGDQKPSEVINGIKVKRFTSNKLEYKLSALAYTIPLYSFLMKKKISKFIAENDIEAIHIHDMRIAEAVFKSNKNKKLPVVLDLHDNMPEVMKLYPHLQKFPGKYIISPKKWKIKEEEFIAKADKVISVSPEFLETLAQRLPKQKDKLVLVPNTIRKSFFENFTVKETILEKYKNNFVILYLGDTHLRRGLQTAITAVNQLKKSIPEIKLVIVGRNTTDAILKKQVKDLNLEKLVDFEGWQDVSLFQSYILASAVCISPLHRNLQHDVAYANKIFQYMSFAKPLLVSNAIAQKKLVEKANAGLVHEQKDSQDFTAKIQILYKDASLRNNLGKNGKNFIINEFCWEETSKKLLNLYNNLID; this comes from the coding sequence ATGAAAATAGGAATGATTCTAGATGCTTCTTTTCCTCCAGATCCAAGAGTAGAAAATGAAGCTATTTCTTTGGTAAACGATGGACATGAAGTTTTTTTATTTTGTCTAAATTATGGTGATCAAAAGCCATCAGAGGTAATAAACGGTATAAAAGTAAAACGATTTACATCTAATAAGTTAGAATATAAACTATCTGCATTGGCTTATACCATTCCGTTATATTCTTTTTTAATGAAAAAGAAAATATCGAAATTTATAGCAGAGAATGATATAGAAGCAATTCACATTCATGATATGAGAATAGCAGAAGCTGTTTTTAAATCGAACAAGAATAAAAAACTACCTGTAGTTTTAGATTTGCATGATAATATGCCAGAGGTGATGAAATTGTATCCTCATTTACAGAAATTTCCTGGAAAGTATATTATTTCTCCAAAAAAATGGAAAATCAAAGAGGAAGAGTTTATAGCAAAAGCAGATAAAGTAATTTCTGTATCGCCAGAATTTTTAGAAACTTTAGCACAAAGATTACCAAAACAAAAGGATAAATTGGTACTTGTACCAAATACGATTAGAAAATCTTTCTTCGAAAATTTTACTGTAAAAGAAACTATTTTAGAAAAATATAAAAACAATTTTGTAATTCTTTATTTAGGTGATACGCATCTTAGAAGAGGATTACAAACAGCGATTACTGCTGTAAACCAATTGAAAAAATCTATACCAGAAATAAAGTTGGTTATCGTTGGTAGAAATACTACCGATGCAATTTTAAAGAAACAAGTTAAAGATTTAAATCTAGAAAAATTGGTAGATTTTGAAGGTTGGCAAGATGTTTCTCTTTTTCAATCTTATATTTTGGCAAGTGCCGTTTGTATATCGCCTTTGCACAGAAATTTACAGCACGATGTTGCTTATGCAAATAAGATTTTTCAATACATGAGTTTTGCAAAACCTCTTTTGGTTAGTAATGCTATTGCTCAGAAAAAACTGGTAGAAAAAGCAAATGCTGGTTTGGTGCACGAACAAAAAGATAGCCAAGATTTTACAGCTAAAATTCAAATTTTATATAAAGATGCTTCGCTAAGAAATAACTTAGGTAAAAACGGTAAGAATTTTATTATAAACGAATTTTGTTGGGAAGAAACGTCTAAAAAGTTACTGAACCTGTATAACAATTTAATCGATTGA